A region from the Rhodothermus sp. genome encodes:
- a CDS encoding universal stress protein: MLEIRRVLFADDFSEYAEKALPIALALAQEHEAELHLLHVVVPYEDARGLSALSGEQEAQLKQRLQERLAAARKAQPETSAGALKTVKAIERDLAPAPGILGYAEEHDIDVIVMGTHGRRGFRHFLMGSVAEEVVRLAHCPVITTRQQVDPWHVHPPRRILVPVDFSEHSRTALRYGRELATAFGGQLTVLYVIEEILHPAFYNTGVFSIYDVMPDIEERSKKALEEFVVRTDGPDVPVNYRVVHGRAAREILHEAEREPADLIVMSTHGLTGLQHLLLGSVTERVIRQAPCPVFVVKAFGKSLLRPTGAQASAKVKSST, translated from the coding sequence ATGCTGGAAATTCGACGTGTTCTGTTTGCTGACGATTTTTCGGAGTATGCAGAGAAAGCGCTTCCCATAGCCCTGGCATTAGCGCAGGAGCATGAAGCCGAGCTGCACCTCCTGCATGTAGTGGTGCCCTACGAAGATGCGCGAGGACTTTCGGCGTTAAGCGGGGAGCAGGAGGCGCAGCTTAAGCAACGATTGCAGGAACGACTGGCTGCTGCGCGAAAAGCCCAACCCGAGACGTCGGCCGGTGCACTGAAGACGGTGAAAGCGATTGAGCGGGATCTGGCACCGGCACCCGGCATCCTGGGCTATGCCGAGGAGCATGACATCGACGTGATCGTGATGGGCACGCACGGACGGCGGGGATTCCGGCACTTCCTGATGGGAAGTGTGGCCGAAGAGGTAGTACGGTTGGCCCATTGCCCGGTGATCACGACACGGCAGCAGGTAGATCCCTGGCACGTGCACCCGCCGCGCCGGATTCTGGTGCCGGTGGACTTCTCTGAGCATAGCCGGACTGCGCTGCGCTATGGGCGTGAGTTGGCCACCGCCTTCGGTGGGCAGCTCACCGTCCTGTATGTCATCGAAGAGATCCTGCACCCGGCCTTCTACAACACAGGTGTCTTTTCGATCTACGATGTGATGCCCGATATCGAAGAGCGCTCGAAAAAGGCACTGGAGGAATTTGTAGTACGCACTGATGGACCGGACGTGCCGGTGAATTATCGCGTGGTACATGGCAGGGCAGCGCGGGAGATCTTGCACGAGGCAGAGCGCGAACCGGCTGACCTGATCGTAATGTCTACGCACGGACTGACCGGGCTCCAACACCTGCTACTGGGGAGCGTGACCGAGCGCGTGATCCGGCAGGCGCCCTGCCCGGTATTCGTGGTGAAGGCTTTTGGGAAGTCGCTGCTCCGACCGACCGGAGCCCAGGCTTCCGCCAAAGTAAAGTCCTCGACCTGA
- a CDS encoding energy transducer TonB, giving the protein MTARTQSGWRAPRPKPAAEKRPAGEKRVPRRRRRAPYKAPEADLRQYYRLFIMLGLAMALALLMVLFRIPWRPATEVALAVTEQEVVQLEEIVQTRQELPPPPPPRPIVPIAVPDEAILEEEPVSFDVSLDINEAITELPPPPPPPPEPEQKEQVEEEQEIFVVVEEMPEIIGGVARLYELLEYPELARKAGMEGLVVVQFVVEPDGSVSNIQVIRSAGRLLDEAAVRAVKQLRFKPGRQRGRPVRVRFSLPIRFKLRAAQ; this is encoded by the coding sequence ATGACGGCTCGAACCCAAAGCGGATGGCGGGCACCACGGCCGAAACCTGCCGCTGAAAAGAGACCTGCAGGCGAAAAGCGCGTGCCTCGTCGGCGCCGACGTGCGCCTTACAAAGCACCTGAGGCCGACCTGCGTCAGTACTACCGGTTGTTTATCATGCTGGGGCTGGCGATGGCGCTGGCATTGCTGATGGTACTGTTCCGTATTCCGTGGCGCCCAGCGACTGAGGTTGCCCTGGCAGTTACCGAGCAGGAAGTGGTGCAGCTGGAAGAAATCGTACAGACGCGCCAGGAGCTGCCGCCGCCCCCGCCACCGCGTCCCATTGTTCCAATCGCTGTGCCTGATGAAGCGATCCTGGAGGAGGAGCCGGTAAGCTTTGACGTCTCCCTGGATATCAATGAGGCGATCACTGAACTGCCACCACCGCCACCACCGCCTCCGGAGCCCGAGCAAAAGGAACAGGTCGAAGAAGAGCAGGAGATTTTTGTGGTGGTGGAAGAGATGCCAGAAATTATTGGCGGTGTTGCGCGACTCTACGAACTGCTGGAATATCCCGAACTGGCGCGTAAGGCCGGCATGGAAGGGCTGGTAGTGGTGCAATTTGTGGTGGAACCCGATGGGAGCGTGAGTAACATTCAGGTGATTCGTTCAGCCGGGCGACTGCTGGACGAAGCGGCCGTCCGGGCAGTAAAGCAATTGCGCTTTAAACCCGGCCGGCAGCGGGGACGTCCAGTACGCGTCCGGTTCTCGCTGCCCATTCGGTTTAAGTTGCGGGCAGCCCAGTAG
- a CDS encoding universal stress protein, producing the protein MWRNMLVPTDFSGAARQALQLAVRLAPQEGMVHLFHVITPTESDPYSPVRLRPEGRVRERTPEEVTEELLHQLIEDVAAEHGAVARAWRRTSDVVGAILDYADTVEAELIILGTHGRRGLQRFLLGSVAEAVVRRAPVPVLTVREQARIPETIRHILVPTDFSDDARLALQEAGRWAAHFRARVTLLHVLAPALVPVAVTEMASVYEVMPGLQERIQAEMTRWIATEVPDTVQTKLRVEEGPVDLTILEQARREQADLIVMATHGRSGVARWLLGSVTERVLRQAPCPVLTCCHRVLSETEGTP; encoded by the coding sequence ATGTGGCGCAATATGCTGGTGCCTACGGACTTCTCCGGAGCGGCGCGGCAGGCACTGCAACTGGCCGTGCGGTTGGCCCCGCAAGAGGGTATGGTTCACCTGTTTCACGTGATTACGCCGACGGAGAGTGATCCGTACAGTCCGGTACGTCTACGTCCAGAAGGGCGGGTGCGGGAACGAACACCGGAAGAAGTAACGGAAGAACTGCTGCATCAGTTGATAGAAGACGTGGCTGCTGAGCATGGCGCCGTAGCGCGCGCCTGGCGACGTACTTCTGATGTGGTGGGGGCTATCCTGGACTATGCCGACACCGTGGAGGCAGAACTGATCATTCTGGGTACGCATGGTCGTCGTGGACTGCAACGCTTTCTGCTGGGCAGTGTAGCTGAAGCGGTGGTGCGTCGGGCTCCGGTGCCCGTGCTGACCGTGCGCGAACAGGCCCGTATCCCGGAAACCATCCGTCATATTCTGGTACCTACGGATTTCTCAGACGATGCCCGGCTGGCGTTGCAGGAAGCGGGACGCTGGGCGGCCCATTTCCGGGCACGCGTGACGCTCCTCCACGTGCTGGCGCCAGCACTGGTGCCGGTTGCGGTGACCGAAATGGCGTCAGTCTACGAGGTGATGCCCGGACTGCAGGAACGTATCCAGGCGGAAATGACGCGCTGGATTGCCACCGAAGTACCCGATACCGTACAGACCAAGCTACGAGTAGAAGAGGGACCGGTCGATCTCACCATTCTGGAACAGGCTCGTCGAGAACAGGCCGATTTGATTGTCATGGCGACCCATGGGCGCTCGGGCGTAGCCCGCTGGTTGCTGGGCAGTGTAACCGAACGCGTACTGCGGCAGGCACCCTGTCCAGTGTTGACATGTTGCCATCGCGTCCTCTCTGAAACCGAAGGAACACCTTGA